The genomic DNA AGGAAGGCGGAGGGGGTGGCAGAGGTTGGGGGCCCTGGAGACCTGAGCACAGCAGTGACATAACCGTAGTTGATTTGGGATAATCTTTGGTAacccctccgccccgcccccccccacgtTCTGCGCTCGCCTCCTTTCAGCTACTTTTCCTCCCCATGTCGCTCCCTGCACAAAGGAGGAATGCCTTTCTCACACAGTCCGTGAGTTCTGTTTTAATAGACCTAGTTTAAATGTACAGGTGTGCTCTCATCCTGCTTTCAAAACAGACAAGCCTCCTGGTGTCGGCACAGCTCGCCCTTCAGCCACTTGCCTGACAACCGGAAAGCCCGAAAGCTTAAGCTTTCCAGCCAAGAGCTGTGGAGTTCCTTAGGCTAGAGGTGGGAAGACTCAGAAAACTGCGAGTTAGAATGATGAAAGGTCTAGAGATTCTTCTTGGCAAGAGactgctctcttctctccttacTCTGGTGTTTCTCGGGGTGTCATCCTCATGCTTGTAGGCACACTTTGGGCCTGGCCTCCAGGGTGCCTTTCTCTGGTTTTGAGTCCCATTCTTTCTACCTCTTTCTGCCTACAGACCTTTTGTCTTATCTTTCTGGACATCTGGGGGGGGTGGGTCTCTGCCAGTGTCCCCCAGCCCATCAACCAAAACAAAGCGCATTCGCTGTTTCTCAGACCTGTGCCCCGGATTTTCCGAATCCCTCAGCCCTAGCTCCCAGCGCAGTTTCACAGCGCTCCCTAAGCTGGGGCTGCGAAGAGCAGCTGGGACTTTCTGCTCCTATTCCTGAGCAGAACAAAATCCCAGATTCAGCACCTGACCCGAGGCTGGCAAAATGGAATAAGGGAGAAGGTGCCGCGGGTGGGGTGCGCCCGGGCTCACCTTTGCCGCTGCGGGGCCTCCCAGGGGCCCGCAAGGCTCTCGCAGCTCATAGGCGCCGCTTGGTGGGCTCCTCTCAGTTCTCCGCACCACATCGTCCGCCACCAAGTCCCCGAATGCGGATCTGCCTGCGGGAGGTGGCCCGAGGCGGCGGCGAGGGCGAGGGCTATCACCATCAGCCGAGTCTGTAGGGCCGTCTGCGCCTGAGGATGTGACAGATGGGGGCCCAGCAGGCTGGTCGCCGTCTGGACCACCTCCCGTGCTGGTTACGCTGGGCTCAGTGTCATCCTGGGCTCCCTCCTCGTCGGGGAAGCGGTTGGACTCTACGTCCACCTCCGGTTCGTCCGCGGTGTCCACGTCGGGAGAGGCAGAATGGTAGCTGGAGCTGCCCTCACTTAAAAAGTCCGGGCTCACGTACCCTCCTCCGGTCCCTGTGCCCGGCACTGGCCCGCGAGCAGGCCCCGAGCCATACGCCTCTCGCGCGCTGCCGTAGAGTTTAGCGATGCTTTCCGCGTCTTTCACTACGGGTCGGAAAGCTGACACGTAGGAGCTTTTGCGGGCAGGTGGCGGTGGCGGAGGGGGCAGAGGAGCCAGGGACGGTGGCAGCGTCTCATCCGCTCCATCCTCATCCAGGGGCCCGCGGGATAGAGCGCTGGGGCAACGCTCCTCCGGACCCAGGCTGCCCTCCTTAGATGGCTCAGCACCGTCTAAAGACTCTGGGCCGCCACcagccgctgctgccgccgccgccgccgcggcagCTACCGCGGCCGCTACGGCCTTGGCTTGGCTTTGCGCGGCCGGGTAAGGTGGCACCGGGAGGCTCCCGGCAGCTGGCCAGAACATGGGAAAGGTCGGGTACACAGTGGCGGCGGCAGCTGCTGCAGCTACCGCCGCTGCGTCCTTGGCTGCGCCGGAAGGTTGATGTCCCCAGAACATAGTTCCACCGCCGGGGCCCGGCCCTGCTCCCGGGGGCAAGTGGCCAGTCCCCGGGCCACCAGCACCGGAGGCGGTGCTTGCGCCCCCACCGCTCCCATTGCCAGGGCCGCCCTTGGGTTCTCCGGCGACCAACACTGAGTCGTCCTTTTTGGGACATAGGCCGAAGGCTGTGGGGAAACCGTAAGGATGTGGGAAAAGAGGCGGGGGCAGCTTCTGCAAGAGGCCGAAGCCTTTGCTGGGCACTGGAATCACCGGGTAGCTGCGAACTCCCGCGCTGCCCCCAGGCCCTCCAGGTCCCGTAGGGCCACTGGCTGCTGCCGCCAGGCCCAGTGCGCGCTGCGGATGCGGTGGAGGTGGTCCGGGAGGCCCAGCCTCGTCTTCACCACAGCGCAGACTTTTGTGAGGTGGTGGGCCCGGGGCCATCTCTGCACCGCACCCTGGACctccaccgccaccaccaccagcgcCGCCCTTCCCTGATCCACCAGACCCACTAT from Acomys russatus chromosome 14, mAcoRus1.1, whole genome shotgun sequence includes the following:
- the Skor1 gene encoding SKI family transcriptional corepressor 1 gives rise to the protein MEALTTQLGPGREGSSSPNSKQELQPYSGSSALKPNQVGETSLYGVPIVSLVIDGQERLCLAQISNTLLKNYSYNEIHNRRVALGITCVQCTPVQLEILRRAGAMPISSRRCGMITKREAERLCKSFLGEHKPPKLPENFAFDVVHECAWGSRGSFIPARYNSSRAKCIKCGYCSMYFSPNKFIFHSHRTPDAKYTQPDAANFNSWRRHLKLSDKSATDELSHAWEDVKAMFNGGTRKRTFSLQGGGGGGANSGSGGSGKGGAGGGGGGGPGCGAEMAPGPPPHKSLRCGEDEAGPPGPPPPHPQRALGLAAAASGPTGPGGPGGSAGVRSYPVIPVPSKGFGLLQKLPPPLFPHPYGFPTAFGLCPKKDDSVLVAGEPKGGPGNGSGGGASTASGAGGPGTGHLPPGAGPGPGGGTMFWGHQPSGAAKDAAAVAAAAAAATVYPTFPMFWPAAGSLPVPPYPAAQSQAKAVAAAVAAAAAAAAAAAGGGPESLDGAEPSKEGSLGPEERCPSALSRGPLDEDGADETLPPSLAPLPPPPPPPARKSSYVSAFRPVVKDAESIAKLYGSAREAYGSGPARGPVPGTGTGGGYVSPDFLSEGSSSYHSASPDVDTADEPEVDVESNRFPDEEGAQDDTEPSVTSTGGGPDGDQPAGPPSVTSSGADGPTDSADGDSPRPRRRLGPPPAGRSAFGDLVADDVVRRTERSPPSGAYELREPCGPLGGPAAAKVYAPEREEHVKSAAAVATAALGPAASYLCTPEAHEPDKEDNHSTTADDLETRKSFSDQRSVSQPSPANTDRGEDGLSLDVTGTQLLEKDIENLAREELQKLLLEQMELRKKLEREFQSLKDNFQDQMKRELAYREEMVQQLQIVRDTLCNELDQERKARYAIQQKLKEAHDALHHFSCKMLTPRHCTGNCSFKPPLLP